Proteins encoded in a region of the Cytobacillus pseudoceanisediminis genome:
- a CDS encoding LysE family transporter, protein MSLLSFFLYVFVTSFTPGPNNIMAMVFANRFGLRNTIRFCLGVSAGFFVIMILCSYFNLLLHQFIPRVELIMTIIGVIYMLFLAYKIMTSKSDDQNNNDDKHNGFFIGMLLQFINPKGILYGVTVISTFILPYHTSHTSLIFFSIFLAFVGFLSTFCWSVFGSIFQSFLAKYRNQFNMIMALLLVYSAGSILVGYFIR, encoded by the coding sequence GTGTCTTTATTATCTTTTTTCTTATATGTTTTTGTTACCAGCTTTACACCAGGTCCAAACAATATTATGGCCATGGTATTCGCTAACCGGTTCGGTTTAAGAAATACGATTCGATTTTGTTTGGGCGTAAGCGCAGGGTTCTTTGTCATAATGATACTTTGCAGCTATTTTAATCTATTGCTTCATCAATTCATTCCAAGGGTTGAATTAATCATGACCATCATTGGGGTCATTTATATGCTGTTTTTGGCTTATAAAATCATGACAAGTAAATCGGATGACCAGAACAATAATGATGATAAGCATAACGGCTTTTTTATCGGGATGCTTTTACAATTTATTAATCCAAAGGGGATCTTATATGGGGTTACAGTGATATCAACCTTTATCCTTCCATACCATACCTCACATACGAGTCTGATATTCTTTTCCATTTTCCTTGCATTTGTTGGTTTCCTGAGCACCTTTTGCTGGAGTGTTTTTGGATCGATTTTTCAATCCTTCCTGGCGAAGTATAGAAATCAGTTTAATATGATAATGGCTTTATTGCTGGTGTATAGTGCCGGGTCGATTCTTGTGGGGTACTTCATTCGGTAA